One genomic region from Cottoperca gobio unplaced genomic scaffold, fCotGob3.1 fCotGob3_405arrow_ctg1, whole genome shotgun sequence encodes:
- the LOC115005939 gene encoding cytochrome c-type heme lyase-like: MGASLSIAAAPTVRAEAMMAAPPQGCPMHQEAPPVKVSPPTECPMHQAPPVKGIKRPPPTECPMHKADAGPAHQDRAYDFVQCPMKGAEGMKSDIDPANMMPPPNQVPAPDQPFDLALAREESSIPRHDAQNKWVYPSEQMFWNAMLRKGWRWREDDLAAQDMTNIIKIHNQNNEQAWQEILKWEALHAGECPCGPTLKRFGGKAKEFSPRARVRHWMGYELPFDRHDWIIDRCGREVRYVIDYYDGEINKNNYQFSILDVRPAFDSLSAVWDRMKVTWWRWSS, translated from the exons ATGGGAGCCTCCTTGTCCATCGCTGCTGCTCCGACAGTTAGGGCAGAGGCCATGATGGCCGCCCCTCCTCAGGGCTGCCCCATGCACCAAGAAGCCCCGCCTGTCAAag TTTCTCCGCCTACAGAGTGTCCCATGCATCAAGCTCCGCCTGTGAAAGGTatcaaa CGTCCTCCTCCGACAGAGTGTCCGATGCACAAAGCAGACGCAGGTCCAGCTCACCAGGACCGGGCCTACGACTTTGTGCAGTGTCCCATGAAGGGGGCAGAAGGCATGAAGAGTGACATCGACCCGGCAAACATG ATGCCTCCTCCTAACCAAGTCCCCGCTCCAGACCAGCCCTTCGACCTCGCCCTCGCCAGAGAGGAGTCCTCCATTCCTCGCCACGACGCCCAGAACAAGTGGGTCTACCCGTCTGAGCAGATGTTCTGGAACGCCATGCTGCGGAAAGG GTGGCGCTGGCGTGAAGATGACCTCGCTGCTCAAGATATGACCAACATCATCAAAATCCACAACCAGAACAACGAGCAGGCGTGGCAGGAGATCCTGAAGTGGGAGGCGCTGCACGCCGG tgAGTGTCCGTGCGGTCCGACCTTGAAGAGGTTTGGTGGTAAAGCCAAAGAGTTCTCCCCCCGGGCTCGTGTCCGTCACTGGATGGG CTACGAGCTGCCTTTTGACCGCCACGACTGGATCATTGACCGCTGTGGGAGGGAGGTGCGCTACGTCATCGACTACTACGATGGAGAAATCAACAAAAATAACTACCAGTTCTCCATCCTGGATGTGCGCCCCGCCTTTGACTCGTTAAGCGCCGTATGGGACCGGATGAAGGTGACCTGGTGGCGCTGGTCCTCCTAA